The following is a genomic window from Bacillus sp. FJAT-52991.
AAATTGCGTTGGCAGCCAAAGGAAGGTATTAAAAACCTTTCGATTGAAGAAGCAGCGAAAATTCAAGGAGAAGACTTTAACCATGCTACTCGCGACTTATATGAAGCGATTGAAAGTGGCAATTACCCAGAGTGGGATTTATATGTGCAAGTGCTAGACCCTGCTGATATGGATAAGTTTGACTTCGATCCACTAGATGCGACAAAAGATTGGTTAGAGGAAGATATTTCATGGGAGCTAGTTGGGACAATGACATTGAACAGAAATCCAGAGAATTTCTTCTCTGAAGTCGAATCTGTCAGCTTTAATCCAGGTGTCCTTGTACCGGGAATGCTGCCTTCTGAGGATAAATTGTTACAAGGTCGTCTATTCTCCTATTCTGATACGCAACGTCACAGATTAGGAGCTAACTATTTGCAATTAAATATCAACTCTCCGAAAAAGGAAGTTCATAATTATCAACGTGACGGCTATATGCCCATGAAACAGCAAACAAGTCGAATTAATTATGAGCCAAATAGTTATGAAGAAACACCGAAAGAAGTCAGCCAGTATCAAGAGCCGCTTCAACCGATGGAAGGAATGGCTGGGCGACAAGCGATTGAGAAAACGAATCATTTTGGGCAAGCAGGCCGCATTTATCGTAGCTATGACGAAGCAACTAAACAGGCTCTCATTAAAAATATTCTCAATGACTTCAAGCAAATTAAGAATCGCGACATCGTAGCGCGCGTAATTTCTCATTTTTATCAAGCAGATGAGCAACTAGGAAAAACATTAGCTGAACAAGCAAAAGTAGAACTTGCTATTCAAAAATAATGGCTAGAGGCAGGGGAAGAAAAGTTCCTCTGCCTTTTAAATTGTAAACTTTTTTAAAACGTTTCGATAAAAATTTAATAATTTTTTTCTTTTTTGACATTCTACTGACACATTGTTCCTATAGAGTATAATTATCAGGTAAAGATTTCTGCTTATCCGATATAGGAGGAATAATAAATGAAGAAAAAAACGATGTCTTATGTAATGAGCGGAGCCCTTTCCATTAGCATTTTAGGATCAGCACATACAGTTGCAGCGGCAGAAGGACCAGCGACTACCGTAACTAAGACGGAGGCTTCTTCTTTGAAGTATAAGGAAGGATTACAAATTAAAAAAATTAGAGATTTTTCAGAGATCATCCGTGAACAAGCCGAGGAATTTAGGATTGAACATAACGGGAAAGACTTTGAAACCGTAGCGAAAGAAGTCCGCGAAGCGAAATTAAAAAAGCAAGCGGAAGAGTACGGTATTTCTCATAAAAATAAAGATTATCAAACATTAATGAAAGAAGTTCGCCAAGCGCAGCAACAAGCAAAAGCTCAGCGCTAAGTGGTGTTTTTTAGAAGCTGTCTTATTGGCAGCTTCTTTATGTTTTTTTATATAATAGGCTGTATTAACGTGTAGTATTGACTTTCGTTTCATTCACTTTCAGCGTCCGCTGAAAGCGTGCAAAATAGCCATTTTGCATGAATGAGTCAAAAACACTCAAAATCCACATCATTGTTTAACAAAACTATACAATAAAGAAAAAAGGAGTGAGGCTGATGGTAGCAACGATTTTATTAGCAGAAGATGAACCGGCAATCAGCCAAGTATTAAAGGCTTATTTGCACAAAGGCGGTTTTCAAGTCACACAAGCATTTGATGGAGAAAAAGCGATCGAGCTGTTCCAAACGGAGCAACCGGCACTCGTTTTACTCGATGTGATGATGCCAAAAGCGGACGGATGGACCGTGTTAAAAACGATTCGAGAGTCCAGCTCTTGTCCCGTCATCATGTTAACGGCTCTTGGCGATGTCAATTACCGACTGTCCGGCTTAAACGGTGGCGCCGATGATTATATTACAAAGCCCTTTAACGGAGAAGAAGTCGTTGCACGAGTAAAAGCTGTCTTAAGAAGAACAGGCGAAGATACTCCTCCTTCTTCTGTAACAAGCTATGGGTGTTTAACCATCGACCGCACAGCTCATCGAGTGACAATTAAGGAGGAAGAAATCTCACTGCCTCCACGCGATTTATCAGTGTTGTTCTTCCTTGCATCTCAACCAAATCGCACCTTTACTCGCGAGCAACTAATTGAGCATGTATGGGGACAGGATTATGATGGCAGTGATCGAGCGGTTGATCTCTCCATTAAACGGCTTAGAAAATCATTACAGGACTGGCCGAAATCAGAAGGAGAAATTAAAACATTGCGAGGATTGGGGTATCAATTTTGTATTTATGAAAAAGACGAATAGAATTTCTTTACTTAAATATTGGACGACCCGCTACGTAGCCACATTAGTCCTCGGCTTAATTGTGGTCACTGTCCTTTCTGTTGCTTGGATTCAACATACCATTATAGATAATCGTTTAGAAATATCAGAGTTCATTGCCGAGGAACTGGCCAATCGCATTGCGGGTAGCCAACAGGGGAAGGACGCTCCTTCCATTAATAAAAATACATTAAAAAATCGCGACAAATTTCTACAGTCCGAACGTCCACCAGCCATTTATATTACGGACGCTACCGGTCGTGTACTGTCAACTAATCAATCAAGTGGTCCATACAGTTTAGAAAGCTTCCCGCGCTCTCTTCTCAAAGAAGATAAAGATGTGTTGAAGTATCCAACAGGTACGGATGACGCTCGCGTTTGGTTAATTAAGAAGCCAATTAAAGTGGATGATGTCGTATTTGGATGGGTCGTTATGTTACAGTCGGAAAACGAGGTCGGCAATGTAACTGAAGAGTACCGGTTATTAGCCATTTTAATTGTCAGTCTTGGGTTATTTGGTTGGGCGGCTATCTATATTTTGTCCCGCAGGCTGTC
Proteins encoded in this region:
- a CDS encoding catalase translates to MKRDFTTNQGVPVADNQNSKTAGRRGSTLLEDYQLIEKLAHFDRERIPERVVHARGAGAHGVFVVKNSMKKYTRAAFLQEEGLETPVFARFSTVIHGQHSPETARDPRGFSVKFYTEEGNYDFVGNNLPIFFIRDAIKFPDVIHSLKPDPVTNIQHPERYWDFMSLSPETTNMLLHLFTDEGIPASYRHMRGSSVHSFKWFNEEGKTVYVKLRWQPKEGIKNLSIEEAAKIQGEDFNHATRDLYEAIESGNYPEWDLYVQVLDPADMDKFDFDPLDATKDWLEEDISWELVGTMTLNRNPENFFSEVESVSFNPGVLVPGMLPSEDKLLQGRLFSYSDTQRHRLGANYLQLNINSPKKEVHNYQRDGYMPMKQQTSRINYEPNSYEETPKEVSQYQEPLQPMEGMAGRQAIEKTNHFGQAGRIYRSYDEATKQALIKNILNDFKQIKNRDIVARVISHFYQADEQLGKTLAEQAKVELAIQK
- a CDS encoding response regulator transcription factor; its protein translation is MVATILLAEDEPAISQVLKAYLHKGGFQVTQAFDGEKAIELFQTEQPALVLLDVMMPKADGWTVLKTIRESSSCPVIMLTALGDVNYRLSGLNGGADDYITKPFNGEEVVARVKAVLRRTGEDTPPSSVTSYGCLTIDRTAHRVTIKEEEISLPPRDLSVLFFLASQPNRTFTREQLIEHVWGQDYDGSDRAVDLSIKRLRKSLQDWPKSEGEIKTLRGLGYQFCIYEKDE